CGCTGTACTCGCTCCACGGTCGGTGGCCGTCACCGCTCCAGCCGTCCGCCGGCACCGCGGGAACGATGGCCTCCACATCGAAGTCGGCCGTGTCGTCCACCCCCTCGATCCGTCCCAGCACATAGGCCGGATGGGGAAGCTCGCCATACTTCAGCACCGCACCGACCCGCTCGTCGGACGGCGTGATCCGGGCGATCGCGCGCATCAGCGAGTCGCGACCTTCGGCACGGGCTCGGCAGAGCCTGGCGATCAGGCGGTCGGTGGGCAGTCCGACGATCGCGCGGCGCAGGTACAGCGCCTGCACCCACTCGAGCACCTCGATGAGCTCCTGCCGCGAGATGATGCCGCGCCGGTGGTCGCCGTAGGCGCTCATCACCAGCGGATAGGCGGCGCGGCCGAAGGTGTTCACATGCTCCAGCTGCAGGCGGATGCCGGGATCCGGCTCACCGCTCGGGTCGAGCAGGGTGCCGTAGATCTCGGCGTTCTCGCGCCAGGTGGCGGCATCCGCGCGGAGCTGCTTCACGTCCAGTCTGGGGAAGGAGCCGCGGAACGCCGCGTACACGCCGTGCTCTCCGGCCGCATCGATCTCGCGCCCGGTGGTCATCATCAGATGATGCCGCCAGAAGGCGCCGATGGACTCGCCGGTATGGTGCTCGATCGGCAGCCAGTACTCCTCTTCGACCGCGAGCTGCTCGGCGTGTGAGAGGCCCATCAGGATGTAGTTGTGGATCAGCTCGTGATCGCGCAGCGGCTGACCGGTGGAGTTGAGGCTCTCGAAGATCTGCTGGGCGTTCGCCGAGGGGCCGAGCGTGATCGAGACGTGCTCCAGCTTCTGAAGACCGTTCCAGATGAGTGGGACCTCATCGGGATGGACCTGACTGCGGAAGAACGCATAGTTGTCGTCGAAGCGCGACTCACGGTCCTCGTCGCCGCGGCGGTCCAGCACGACCGACTCGTACAGCTCGGCCCAGGCATGATGAGGGCGAAGCTTGGTGCGATCGCGGTCGCCGGAGCGCACGAGCACGCGCTCCAGCTCGCTGGCCAGCGCCGGATCCGCATCCCTCACGCTGTGGTGCAGCGCGGCGATCAGCAGCATCACCGTCGTGACGCGCTGCTGTCCGTCGATCAGCACGAGATCCCCGCCGTCGGCATCCTCCGCCGAGAGGATCGATCCGATGAAGTGCCGATGATCAGGATCCTCCCGCGCGACGATCCGCACGTCGCCGAGCAGCTTCTCGCAGGCGCCGATGTCCCAGCGGTACTGGCGCTGATACACCGGAACGACGATGTTCGTCGTCGGATCGGCGAGCCATTCGATGGTGCCGGTTGCGGTCGCTTCCACATTGGTCGCCGTTGCCATCACTGCGTGAATCCTCCGATTGGCGGACAGACGATCGCCGCCGCGACGAGTCTAGCCGCCGCGGTTTTTCTCCGGCGGGCGCCCGGGGTGTGTCCAGGAGGCCGATGTAGGGTTACCTAAGTAGGGCCTGTTAAAACGTGCTGGCCCATTACGAAAGGACATGACTCGGATCATGGGATACATCAAGTCCGCAGCCCTCGAGGAAAAGGGTTTCGTCATCCTCGACAGCTACGATCAGTCGCTCGATCCCAAGGAGTGGCTGGACATCGAGTACGTCGACTGGAAGTCCTCGGGTGACACCCGCTTCGCCCCGCTCGCGAGCGCCAAGGGCGAGATCGAGTGCAACGGCTTCTGGAACCACAAGCCGCCGCGCACGGACAAGGATGGCGTCTGGATCGACTCCCAGGTCGCCAAGGCCCCGAACCTCGCCCGTCGCGCACAGGAGCCGGGTGCGAACGTCGGCCGCTGCCGCGTGATCGAGCTGCAGCCCACCCCGTACGGCGACTGCCTGTACAACCTGCACCAGGACGACAACAACCGCCTGAACCCGGATGGCACGGGATGGGTGGTGCGCGGCTTCTTCAACCTCACCGACGACAAGGACAGCTTCTTCGTGCTGCGTGAGAACCGCACCGATCCGCAGGGTGAGGTGCGCATTGCGCTGCCCGCCGGTGCGCAGCTGATCATCGACACCCAGCGTCTGTGGCACGCCACCACGCACAACGGCACGGAGCCGCGGTACAACCTGATCACCTCGTGGACCTCGGGCCCCGAGTTGGACGCGTACATCGAGAAGTACCACGGCACCGACCAGCACGAGCAGTTCGAGGTGCCGCAGGACGTGCTCGAGCACGGCTACGCCGAGCAGGCCCGCAAGGATGCCGCCCGCGCCGCCTACTATGCGGCCAAGGGACAGCAGGCCAAGCTCGCCATGAGCGAGGCCTGATCCTCTGATCTCGGACAGCGGCCCCGGTCTTCGGATCGGGGCCGCTGTCGTATCCGTAATCACACGCTTGTGATTCGGGCGAAACTGGGTGATAATCACCGTATAACCGCATAGTTCGCCGAGTTCTTCGGATCAGGTCGTAGGGGAAGACGTACCTGATGAAACGGAGAGATCATGGCGACGGGATACGCACGCGGAGTGGTGTACATCCACTCCGCGCCACGCGCGCTCTGCCCGCACCTCGAATGGGCGGTCGGACGCGCTATCGGTCGCGCCGTCAGCTTCGACTGGAGCGACCAGCCGGTGCAGCCCGGCACGCGGCGCGCGGAGTTCTACTGGGACGGCCCGGTGGGCACGGGCTCTGCGCTCGCGACGGCCATCCGCGGGTGGGAGCACCTGCGCTTCGAAGTCTCGGAGGATCCCACACCCGGCAGCGATGGCGGGCGCTGGCTGCACACCCCGGACCTCGGCATCCATTACGCGCAGACCGACAGCGCCGGCAACATCGTGGTCGGCGAGGACCGGATCCGCTACGCGATGGAGATCGCTGCAGGCAGCATGATCGAGCTGCAGCGGGAGCTCGACGTCGCGCTGGGCGCCGCATGGGACGAGGAGCTCGAGCCGTTCCGTCACGCCGGTGACGACGCGCGCGTGGTGTGGCTGCACAAGGTCGGGTGACCCGCGGAGAACGTGCGGAGGAGGCTCGAGTATCGGGATCCGGTGATCAGCTCCCGGATGCT
Above is a window of Microbacterium suwonense DNA encoding:
- a CDS encoding DUF262 domain-containing protein gives rise to the protein MATATNVEATATGTIEWLADPTTNIVVPVYQRQYRWDIGACEKLLGDVRIVAREDPDHRHFIGSILSAEDADGGDLVLIDGQQRVTTVMLLIAALHHSVRDADPALASELERVLVRSGDRDRTKLRPHHAWAELYESVVLDRRGDEDRESRFDDNYAFFRSQVHPDEVPLIWNGLQKLEHVSITLGPSANAQQIFESLNSTGQPLRDHELIHNYILMGLSHAEQLAVEEEYWLPIEHHTGESIGAFWRHHLMMTTGREIDAAGEHGVYAAFRGSFPRLDVKQLRADAATWRENAEIYGTLLDPSGEPDPGIRLQLEHVNTFGRAAYPLVMSAYGDHRRGIISRQELIEVLEWVQALYLRRAIVGLPTDRLIARLCRARAEGRDSLMRAIARITPSDERVGAVLKYGELPHPAYVLGRIEGVDDTADFDVEAIVPAVPADGWSGDGHRPWSEYSEDEQNSHRALAPTLGNLTLLEQPLAEQVFGESFPGKRDRAYARSSVAATRELADAEGWGTAAISARTVRLSEQLLRIWARPALPEIDDDGLTPVLDAVRRRGWPAGWEREFDYCEYRGEHWEVKDVKALFNRVFRRAWTDDRAAALAYSARHGGPLYESMAWKGHWDTIAEGSHLYMGWDSNYMMTALQGVLEESGIAAEVFVKYSYIGNVM
- a CDS encoding DUF3145 domain-containing protein, with amino-acid sequence MATGYARGVVYIHSAPRALCPHLEWAVGRAIGRAVSFDWSDQPVQPGTRRAEFYWDGPVGTGSALATAIRGWEHLRFEVSEDPTPGSDGGRWLHTPDLGIHYAQTDSAGNIVVGEDRIRYAMEIAAGSMIELQRELDVALGAAWDEELEPFRHAGDDARVVWLHKVG